One Drechmeria coniospora strain ARSEF 6962 chromosome 01, whole genome shotgun sequence genomic region harbors:
- a CDS encoding ribosome biogenesis protein Kri1: MARSAAASASAAKSGTADPKRSKMNLLDDSESDSDDGGAQLQGTSFKVNEEYAKRFEHNKKREERQKLEDKYKNDTREEDDDDSSSSDETEDEDGFLATEDLDVQISATLHALRTKDPRVYDKEVTFVKLPDDDGLPAKTDKAEKPVFLRDYQRDKLLRGDMGGEDEEGDAPKTYSQEQAALKKSIISEFKAAKGTDGPDDSDSDDEFMKRKEPVKAGAGGVHPSRAKTIKASELDVANADKDPETFLSNFMSARAWVPEEGGRWEAFESDDGEQDDVAEEWEHAYNLRFENPSKSNEFLKSYARDFAAARSVRREERTGRKRQRDLEREKKDEERRQRNEEKARLRKLKLEETEEKLRKVKQAAGVVGKELSEEEWMAFLDEGWENDKWEEEMQKRFGDDYYAVEDDVAASEGEGGNDDSGGAKAKKKGPKKPKWNDDIDIKDIIPDFEDADAVPGVTLSDEGDELDDEGDDDDDDDDDDDDDDDDSRPTKKRKTADRKRARLESQKAVRQERAKIEALVDSKLELNDHHLLKSNAGATAFRYRETSPQSFGMTARDILLAPSDAALNDFVGLKKLASFRDEEKKRKDRKRLGKKARLREWRRGVFGKEYEKEGPSYGFEKLLAEEHAADTSLAPQQHDRKKRRDRKADEAKEQDGNVVGEVGGSRKKRKRSSGKSRAAADAEA, from the exons ATGGCTCGGTCCGCTGCTGCATCGGCGTCCGCCGCCAAATCGGGCACCGCTGACCCAAAGCGAAGCAAGATGAATCTGTTAGACGACAGCGAATCCGACTCGGATGATGGAGGAGCCCAGTTGCAAGGAACGTCGTTCAAGGTCAACGAAGAGTACGCGAAGCGATTCGAACACAACAAGAAGCGAGAGGAACGGCAAAAAC TGGAAGACAAGTACAAGAATGACACTcgcgaggaagacgacgacgactcgtcCTCATCGGACGAGAccgaagacgaagacggtTTCCTCGCCACCGAGGACCTCGATGTTCAAATATCCGCCACTCTGCACGCCCTTCGGACAAAGGACCCCCGTGTCTATGACAAGGAGGTCACCTTCGTCAAgctgcccgacgacgacggcctgccgGCGAAGACGGACAAGGCAGAGAAGCCTGTGTTTCTACGCGACTACCAGAGGGACAAGCTGCTGCGCGGCGacatgggcggcgaggatgaagaGGGGGACGCTCCCAAGACGTACTCGCAGGAGCAGGCTGCCCTGAAGAAGTCCATCATCTCCGAGTTCAAAGCTGCCAAGGGGACCGATGGACCCGACGATTCcgactccgacgacgagttcaTGAAGAGGAAAGAGCCCGTaaaggccggcgccggcggcgttcATCCCTCAAGAGCCAAAACCATCAAGGCATCCGAGCTGGATGTTGCCAACGCCGACAAAGACCCGGAGACGTTCCTGTCCAACTTCATGTCTGCCCGTGCCTGGGTCCCCGAAGAAGGCGGGAGATGGGAGGCCTTCGAGTCGGACGATGGGGAGCAAGACGACGTTGCCGAAGAGTGGGAGCACGCGTACAATCTGCGCTTCGAGAATCCCTCCAAGAGCAACGAGTTCCTCAAGTCATACGCTCGAGACTTTGCCGCCGCACGATCGGTCCGACGTGAGGAGAGGACTGGCCGAAAACGCCAGCGTGACCTGGAACGTGAGAAGAAGGACGAGGAACGACGCCAGAGGAACGAGGAGAAGGCCCGTCTACGAAAATTgaagctcgaggagacggaggaaaAGCTCCGAAAGGTCAAGCAAGCCGCTGGCGTGGTTGGCAAGGAGCTTTCCGAGGAAGAGTGGATGGCCTTCCTTGACGAGGGCTGGGAAAACGACAagtgggaggaggagatgcaGAAGCGGTTTGGCGATGACTATTATGCCGTCGAAGATGATGTCGCTGCATCCGAGGGTGAGGGCGGGAACGATGACTCTGGCGGGGccaaggcgaagaagaaagGGCCCAAGAAACCAAAGTGGaacgacgacatcgacatCAAGGACATCATTCCCGACTTTGAGGATGCCGATGCGGTCCCCGGCGTGACGCTCAGCGACGAAGGTGACGAGcttgacgacgagggcgacgacgacgacgacgacgacgacgacgacgacgacgacgacgacgactctcGACCGACCAAGAAGCGCAAGACGGCAGATCGCAAACGTGCCCGTCTCGAGTCGCAAAAGGCTGTCCGACAAGAACGCGCCAAGATCGAAGCCCTCGTCGACTCGAAGCTCGAGCTCAACGACCACCATCTGCTCAAGTCCAACGCTGGCGCCACCGCCTTCCGCTACCGCGAGACGTCGCCGCAGTCGTTCGGCATGACGGCCCGCGACATCTTGCTCGCGCCTTCGGATGCGGCCCTCAACGATTTCGTCGGCCTCAAGAAGCTCGCCTCCTtccgcgacgaggagaagaagcgcAAGGATAGGAAGCGCCTCGGCAAGAAGGCCCGCCTCCGCGAGTGGCGCAGGGGTGTCTTTGGGAAGGAGTATGAGAAGGAGGGACCTTCGTACGGCTTCGAGAAGCTGCTTGCCGAGGAGCACGCTGCCGACACGTCGCTGGCACCGCAACAGCACGATAGGAAGAAGAGGAGGGACAGGAAGGCAGACGAGGCGAAGGAACAGGACGGGAATGTGGTGGGCGAGGTTGGCGGCTCGCGTAAAAAGAGAAAGAGATCATCGGGCAAGAGCCGTGCAGCCGCCGATGCGGAAGCTTGA